Proteins co-encoded in one Chroococcidiopsis sp. TS-821 genomic window:
- a CDS encoding diacylglycerol/polyprenol kinase family protein, with amino-acid sequence MLTLTWLESVPDVWQQIIIVGTWIGTILSIALIANRYTNADSEITRKIVHIGTGNIILFAWWLNIPASVGIGASIVASIVTLLSYKFPLLPGINSVGRQSLGTFFYAVSIGVLIAWFWSIEQPQYAALGILVMTWGDGLAALVGQRFGNHRYKVWGIQKSWEGSLAMAAVSYIVSSLILLSVQGSIWQTWLISLVIALVATSLEAFSKFGIDNLTVPLGSAAIAFALTQLL; translated from the coding sequence TTGCTTACTTTAACCTGGTTAGAATCGGTGCCAGATGTATGGCAGCAGATTATTATTGTAGGAACGTGGATCGGTACAATCTTATCAATAGCATTAATTGCTAATCGCTACACAAATGCCGACTCAGAAATCACGCGTAAAATTGTGCACATCGGTACCGGTAACATCATTTTGTTTGCTTGGTGGTTAAATATTCCTGCAAGTGTAGGTATTGGGGCTTCAATTGTAGCGAGCATCGTTACCCTGCTATCGTACAAATTTCCGCTGTTACCTGGAATTAACAGCGTGGGACGTCAAAGCTTAGGAACATTTTTTTATGCAGTAAGTATTGGTGTCTTAATCGCCTGGTTTTGGTCTATCGAACAACCGCAATACGCCGCTTTAGGCATTTTGGTAATGACGTGGGGCGACGGGTTAGCAGCATTAGTTGGTCAAAGATTCGGTAATCATCGCTACAAAGTTTGGGGAATTCAAAAAAGCTGGGAAGGTTCTTTAGCAATGGCTGCTGTCAGTTACATCGTCAGTAGCCTGATTTTGCTAAGCGTCCAAGGTAGCATTTGGCAAACTTGGTTGATCTCGCTAGTTATTGCCCTCGTGGCGACAAGTTTAGAAGCTTTCTCGAAATTTGGTATTGATAATTTGACTGTTCCTCTTGGTAGCGCCGCGATCGCTTTTGCTTTGACTCAGTTGCTGTAG
- the yidD gene encoding membrane protein insertion efficiency factor YidD, with protein sequence MKRLILFLIRGYRILISPLFPPSCRFHPTCSQYAIEAIERFGVWHGGILAVRRVLRCHPWHPGGYDPVPKN encoded by the coding sequence ATGAAACGTCTGATTCTTTTCTTAATTCGCGGCTATCGGATTTTAATTTCACCGCTGTTTCCTCCTAGTTGCCGCTTTCATCCTACCTGTTCGCAGTATGCAATCGAAGCCATCGAGCGCTTTGGAGTATGGCACGGCGGAATTTTGGCAGTGCGACGAGTGTTGCGCTGTCATCCTTGGCATCCAGGTGGTTACGATCCAGTACCAAAAAATTAA
- a CDS encoding serine/threonine-protein kinase: MIGKLLGGRYRIVDILGTGGFGQTYVAEDIHRPGHPKCVVKHLKPTSSNSSFLENARRLFQSEAQTLEKLGNHDQIPRLLAYFEENEEFYLVQDFIQGHPLSAALQRDSRWSEAKVYQMLREVLEILEYVHSQGVIHRDIKPNNLIRRHEDGKLVLVDFGSVKQAWTQVVTAYGQTKTSFALGSPATIGIGTPGYMPTEQGRGRPRPNSDIYALGIIGIQALTGLSPMCFQEDIDTGEILWLHAAADVNPALASILSKMVRYHFKDRYQTASEVLQDLERINLPAVEHPTNLIFEQVPLPSPSHSTIIFTEDNTANAESQRVIPVTLAGSTELYTGGQIPRLLAPTSDLIPTPPQVTSSQPTIATPQTASSVKKTSVKPPVSSHVKDTSDAAPSQHKIRIGAGITAIILSLVAGYAIYWQPRPSVSRPLEHMKSLKAEGRYEECVDQASTLLAEPSDYTTDAQSILHECQIAQAIRFAGERNFRAAIMEANKIPSSAPFYQNVQQLIAQWSNSILETATNEYQSGDLKQAIAIAQQIPNLSPVYLEAQTSIKQWNSEWESNTQHVEAAQKALKAEKWEEAIAEANKVLDTVYWQQQTQPIIQTAESKLAEVKKTTVANQSTTTPPQKTTPVVRKTAIAKPKSTTPAPRRTVATSTVKRVTTPTRQTPARRVQPRTVNRTPPQRTVRRPAATQPRPATPAKPSYSWTTKTIP, translated from the coding sequence ATGATAGGTAAATTGCTCGGTGGGCGATACCGAATTGTAGATATTTTAGGAACTGGGGGCTTCGGTCAAACCTACGTTGCTGAAGATATACACCGCCCTGGTCATCCTAAATGTGTTGTTAAACACCTCAAGCCTACTAGCAGTAATTCTAGTTTTTTAGAAAATGCGCGACGTCTCTTCCAATCGGAAGCTCAAACGTTAGAAAAGTTAGGAAATCACGATCAAATACCTAGATTACTCGCTTATTTTGAAGAAAACGAAGAATTTTATCTAGTCCAAGACTTTATTCAAGGTCATCCTCTAAGTGCCGCATTACAAAGAGATAGTCGCTGGAGTGAAGCCAAAGTCTATCAGATGTTGCGGGAAGTTTTAGAAATTCTAGAATACGTCCACAGCCAAGGAGTTATTCATCGTGACATTAAGCCAAACAACTTAATTCGACGCCATGAAGACGGCAAATTAGTTTTAGTTGATTTTGGTTCGGTAAAGCAAGCATGGACGCAAGTTGTAACAGCATACGGGCAAACAAAAACAAGTTTTGCCTTGGGTAGTCCAGCAACGATTGGTATTGGTACTCCGGGATATATGCCAACTGAACAAGGACGAGGTAGACCGCGTCCGAATAGTGATATTTATGCACTAGGAATTATTGGCATTCAAGCGCTTACTGGACTTAGTCCGATGTGTTTTCAAGAAGATATCGATACTGGCGAAATTTTGTGGCTACACGCAGCAGCCGACGTTAACCCAGCGCTGGCTAGTATCCTCTCCAAGATGGTGCGCTACCACTTTAAAGATCGCTACCAAACTGCAAGCGAAGTTTTGCAAGATTTAGAGCGCATCAATTTACCAGCAGTAGAACATCCCACCAATTTAATATTTGAACAAGTACCTTTACCGAGTCCGTCACACAGCACCATCATTTTTACCGAAGATAATACAGCAAACGCGGAATCTCAGCGCGTCATTCCAGTAACTTTAGCAGGTTCTACCGAGCTTTATACAGGAGGTCAAATTCCGCGGTTGCTCGCCCCCACGAGCGATCTGATACCTACACCGCCTCAAGTAACGTCTAGCCAGCCTACTATTGCTACACCACAAACAGCTTCTTCAGTAAAAAAGACCTCTGTAAAGCCACCTGTCAGCAGTCACGTCAAAGACACGAGTGATGCAGCGCCGAGTCAACACAAAATTAGGATTGGTGCGGGCATTACCGCGATCATTCTCAGCTTAGTTGCAGGTTATGCAATTTACTGGCAACCGCGTCCCAGTGTTTCTAGACCTTTAGAGCACATGAAATCTCTCAAAGCCGAAGGAAGGTACGAAGAGTGCGTTGACCAAGCTTCTACCTTATTAGCAGAACCTAGCGACTACACAACAGATGCGCAATCAATTTTACACGAGTGCCAAATTGCCCAAGCAATTCGATTTGCTGGAGAACGTAACTTCCGTGCAGCGATAATGGAAGCCAACAAAATTCCATCGTCTGCGCCTTTTTATCAAAATGTGCAGCAACTGATTGCACAGTGGTCGAATAGTATACTCGAAACGGCGACAAACGAATATCAATCAGGCGATCTCAAACAAGCGATCGCAATTGCCCAGCAAATTCCTAACTTAAGTCCTGTCTACCTAGAAGCGCAGACATCCATCAAGCAATGGAATAGCGAATGGGAAAGTAACACGCAACACGTTGAAGCTGCACAAAAGGCTTTAAAAGCTGAAAAATGGGAAGAAGCAATTGCCGAAGCCAATAAAGTTTTAGATACTGTTTACTGGCAACAACAAACACAGCCGATTATTCAAACTGCCGAATCGAAGCTAGCAGAAGTTAAGAAAACTACTGTTGCTAACCAATCCACAACCACCCCTCCTCAGAAAACAACACCTGTTGTTCGGAAGACGGCGATCGCAAAGCCTAAATCTACAACACCAGCCCCAAGACGCACTGTTGCAACTTCTACAGTAAAACGCGTCACTACTCCGACAAGGCAGACTCCAGCAAGACGCGTGCAGCCACGCACTGTCAACCGAACACCACCACAAAGAACCGTTCGCCGTCCCGCAGCGACTCAACCACGTCCCGCGACTCCTGCTAAACCATCGTATAGTTGGACAACGAAAACCATACCCTAA